In [Phormidium] sp. ETS-05, the genomic window CTACCTTGGTGGCTAAGGTTGTCCGATCCGCTCACTTGGGGGGTGCCACCTTTGTGGATATTGCCGCCGATGCTGATTTGGTGCGGTTGGCCAAAAGCATTGCTCCGGTTCCGGTATGTGTGTCCGCAGTGGCAGCCGAAAAGTTCGTTGCTCCTGTGGAAGCTGGTGCAGATTTGATTGAAATCGGCAATTTTGATGCTTTTTATGCCCAGGGTCGCCGCTTTGAAGCCGCAGAAGTGCTGCAATTGACCAAAGAAACCCGGCAACTATTGCCTGAGATTCCTCTGTCGGTGACGGTTCCTCATATTTTGGAATTGGACAGACAGGTGGAACTGGCGGTGGAGTTGGTGCAAGCTGGTGCGGATATTATCCAAACTGAGGGTGGTACTAGCAGTCAGCCGGTGCATCCTGGGGTTCTGGGATTGATTGAAAAGGCAGCTCCCAGTTTGGCGGCGGCTCATGCGATTTCTCGATCGGTCGCAGTACCGGTATTATGCGCTTCTGGCATATCGGCGGTGACGGCGCCAATGGCGATCGCTGCTGGTGCGGCTGGTGTCGGTGTCGGTAGTGCCATCAACCGTCTGGACAGCGAAATCGAAATGATTGCCGCTATCCGCAGTTTGGTAGAGGCTCTTTCTCATGTCCGTCAAGCTGGGATTTATGCCTAGGACGATTTGTCCTTAGTCATTTGTCCTTAGTCATTTGTCCTTAGTCATTTTTCCTTAGTCATTTTTCCTTTGTGTGAAAATTACTAAAGCCAGCTTTGAAAGGGGTTTGATGTTATATTTTGTATGAAATATAACATCAAAAAATGCTTTTTCCCTTGAGTGAGATTTCACCCCCCCCCCTTTGAAAGGGGGGCGACAAAGGACAAAGGACAAAGGACAAAGGACAAATGACAAAGGACAAATGACAAATCTGTTTATCCCCGACGGGGAAAATGGGTGATTTCGGCATAACCGCTAAACTGTAATTTTTTGTCTTCAATTTCCACTCGGTTTAACCACAAATTCACCCCATCTAAGTTAAATCTGCTCACATCCACCAGTTGATTTAATGCCTCTATGAGGGTTAAACTCAGCTTGGCGGCGCTGTTTTGCCATTCGGGGGCTATGGTTTCTAAATCTAATTTCGGGTTTTCTAAGATTAAGCGTCGCCGCCGTTCATTGCTTACTTGGGCGGATAGGCAAATGGGGATATATTCTGCTCCTAGTTTGGCTTTGGCAAATATCCGCATTCCCTGGTTGGGGAGCAGTTGCACTTCTATATCGGGAAAGTCTCGCAAACGCTGTTGGACTAAGGTTGATTTTAAGGCTCGGTTAATGTTGGCTTCGGTGAGGGTGACTTTGGCGATCGCTCTTGTGGGTTCCTGCAGGGAGATTTTGCCTTGTGGCACTTGAGTGAAGTCTAGAGCCACTCGATCGGTTTCAAACCACAGGTGAGAAACGGGGAATTCTCGGCGAATCAGCAGCCCGGTCCCGTTCACTGTCAAGCTGTCGATACTCCCCTGCAGCAGTTGTCCGGGGTTTTGATAGCCGACGGTGGCGGTTACGGTTTCGCTGCTAGTGAACAGTCGGGCGATCGCCCCCCCTACCACCGCGTTCAACAACCGATCGCCCCTCTCCGCTCCCGCAGAATTCCCCCAATCAATCAACCTTCCCAACATCTGTATTTCCTTCCCTACACAAATCTTAACAATCTGTCACAATCTAACAAATTATCAAGAATTCAGCAAGGAATTACCCATCAAGGGAGTCAAACACCCACCCCAGACCAGAGTTGCATCAGAAATAGAAAATAATGCTATAATCATCTACCCCACATCAACCGCCAAACTGCCACAATGGATGAAATTAGCCCCAAATACATCTACCTCCACGGGTTTGCCAGCGGTCCAGAAGGAGCAAAAGCCCGTTACCTCCGCCAATGTTTCGCCACCGCTAACCGCCATTTAACCATTCCCGACCTCAACAGCGGCGACTTTACCCATCTCACCCTCACCCGTCAACTGCAGCAAGTCGCCGCCCTCTTCCCACCCCCACCCCAACCAGTCACCATTATTGGCTCTAGTTTTGGTGGTTTAACCGCCGCTTGGTTAGCCCAAAAACACCCCCAAATCAACCGCATCATTTTGCTCGCTCCCGCCTTTGAATTCCTCACCCATTGGTTGCCCACTTTCAGCCATGAGCAACTGCAACAATGGCAAACTACCGGATTTTTCCCCATTTATCACTATGCCGAAAACCGGGAAATCCCCCTCCATTATCAATTTATCGAAGATGTGGCACAATATCCAGAAATGGAATTAACTAGAAACATCCCCACTTTGATTATTCACGGCAAAAATGATGAAGTTATCCCCATTCAAGCTAGCCGCAACTTTGCCGTTCCACGTCCTTGGGTGCAGCTTTTGGAACTAGACAGCGACCACTCCCTCGTAGATGTGCTGCCCACAATTTGGCAATCTGTACAATAAGACCCTCACCCCCAACCCCTCTCCCAGAGAGGGAGAGGGGAGTCAGTCCCCCTCCCCCCCTTGGGCTACGGTTTATACACAAATCTCTGTAATGCCAATTTTCCATCCCCCCTCTCCCTACCTGGGAGAGGGGGGTAGGGGGGTGAGGGGATAGTCTGTTTTTAACTTTATTGGTTATTGATGATGCTTAAACAAATTTCACTTTTCCGATTAACGGCTCTGGGTTTTGGTTTAGCGATTCTGGCTGTTCCATCTCGATTATCTGCCCAGCAATTCGTCAATCTCAACCCCGATGCTACGGCTTTAATCCAGCAGGGAGATGCTTTTAAAGATAATGGCAGTATCAAAGAAGCGGAAGCCATATATCGCCAAGTGATTCAACAATATCCCGATTATGCTAATGGTTATC contains:
- a CDS encoding DUF2993 domain-containing protein, with translation MLGRLIDWGNSAGAERGDRLLNAVVGGAIARLFTSSETVTATVGYQNPGQLLQGSIDSLTVNGTGLLIRREFPVSHLWFETDRVALDFTQVPQGKISLQEPTRAIAKVTLTEANINRALKSTLVQQRLRDFPDIEVQLLPNQGMRIFAKAKLGAEYIPICLSAQVSNERRRRLILENPKLDLETIAPEWQNSAAKLSLTLIEALNQLVDVSRFNLDGVNLWLNRVEIEDKKLQFSGYAEITHFPRRG
- a CDS encoding tetratricopeptide repeat protein, which codes for MMLKQISLFRLTALGFGLAILAVPSRLSAQQFVNLNPDATALIQQGDAFKDNGSIKEAEAIYRQVIQQYPDYANGYRVLGLFVNYYYQNQPQEALQYYTKFRDLCQAQNLDCVDYAASLMQRVQN
- a CDS encoding YqiA/YcfP family alpha/beta fold hydrolase, with protein sequence MDEISPKYIYLHGFASGPEGAKARYLRQCFATANRHLTIPDLNSGDFTHLTLTRQLQQVAALFPPPPQPVTIIGSSFGGLTAAWLAQKHPQINRIILLAPAFEFLTHWLPTFSHEQLQQWQTTGFFPIYHYAENREIPLHYQFIEDVAQYPEMELTRNIPTLIIHGKNDEVIPIQASRNFAVPRPWVQLLELDSDHSLVDVLPTIWQSVQ
- a CDS encoding DUF561 domain-containing protein, whose amino-acid sequence is MTLHQKLQAAFAHKRALKVISGLTNFDATLVAKVVRSAHLGGATFVDIAADADLVRLAKSIAPVPVCVSAVAAEKFVAPVEAGADLIEIGNFDAFYAQGRRFEAAEVLQLTKETRQLLPEIPLSVTVPHILELDRQVELAVELVQAGADIIQTEGGTSSQPVHPGVLGLIEKAAPSLAAAHAISRSVAVPVLCASGISAVTAPMAIAAGAAGVGVGSAINRLDSEIEMIAAIRSLVEALSHVRQAGIYA